A segment of the Chryseobacterium scophthalmum genome:
ATATTCTGAGCGAATTGTATAAAAAAATTGCGGAGCTGAAAATTGCTCAAGGAAATGCGACAGAAGCAAAACAATATCAGGATCTTTATCTGAAAACGAATAAAGAATTGGATGACAGAATGAAGAATGAAAGAGATTTTGCGTTGAATGAAGTAATGAAAGAAGAAAAAATAAAGCATACTCTTGAAACAAAAAAAACTCAGAGAACAACTTTAATCATCATTTCTTCACTGATATTCATCACTTTATTTATTATTTATCTTCTTAAAAAATCGAAATCTAGGAATCTGAAATCTATCGAAATCGCCCAAAAACTGCTTAAAGAAAAAGAAATAACTGAACAGGAAACGCACAAACTGAAACAACAGATTAACGAAGCTTTCGACGAAATCATTCAGTTGGCAAAAGATAATAATCCTTCATTTTATACAAGATTTCAGGAGGTTTATCCTAAATTTCAGTCTAAAATGCTTCAGCTTAATGAAAGCCTGAAACCAAGCGAACTTACTTTTGCAGCTTATATTTATCTCGGTTTTACAACGAAAGAGATTGCAGATTGCACTTTTAAAGCAATAAAAACAATAGAAAATAACCGTTATAATTTCAGAAAAAAGATTCATCTGTCTCCTGAAAAAGATCTTCAGATATGGCTTAGAAATTATATTGATTCTGAATCATAAAAAAATCCCTTTCATAAGCTTTATGAAAGGGATTTATATTGTAGAATAATAATTTTCTTAAGTTAACATTCCTCCGTCAACGTTTAAAACCTGACCAGAAATATAAGAAGACATCTCGCTACCAAAGAAAACACATGCGTTGGCAACATCTTCCGGTTGTCCTCCTCTTTTCAAAGGAATACCGTCTCTCCATCCCTGAACTGTTTTTTCGTCTAAAGCAGCCGTCATTTCAGTTTCAATAAATCCTGGAGCAATTGCGTTGCAACGGATGTTTCTTGAGCCCAATTCCAATGCAATAGATTTAGTAAATCCGATAACTCCAGCTTTAGAAGCAGCATAATTTGCCTGTCCTGCATTACCTTTAACCCCTACAACAGAAGTCATATTGATGATAGAGCCCGATTTAGCCTTCATCATTGGCTTAATTACAGCCTTAGTAAGGTTGAATACAGAATCTAAATTTACTTTGATAATAGTATCCCAATCGTCTTTTGACATTCTCATCAAAAGATTGTCTTTGGTAATTCCCGCATTGTTTACTAAAATATCAATTTTACCAAACTCAGCCATTACATCATCTACCAACTTTTGTGCAGCATCGTAATCTGATGCATCAGACTGATAACCTTTAATCTGAGTTACAGAACTTAAAGCAGTTTCCAATTCTTTCGCTTTTTCTACAGAACCAGCATACGTAAATGCTACTTTCGCTCCCTGTTGAGCAAAAATTTCGGCAATACCCTTCCCGATTC
Coding sequences within it:
- the fabG gene encoding 3-oxoacyl-[acyl-carrier-protein] reductase, with product MKLLEGKVALITGATRGIGKGIAEIFAQQGAKVAFTYAGSVEKAKELETALSSVTQIKGYQSDASDYDAAQKLVDDVMAEFGKIDILVNNAGITKDNLLMRMSKDDWDTIIKVNLDSVFNLTKAVIKPMMKAKSGSIINMTSVVGVKGNAGQANYAASKAGVIGFTKSIALELGSRNIRCNAIAPGFIETEMTAALDEKTVQGWRDGIPLKRGGQPEDVANACVFFGSEMSSYISGQVLNVDGGMLT